Proteins from a single region of Hordeum vulgare subsp. vulgare chromosome 6H, MorexV3_pseudomolecules_assembly, whole genome shotgun sequence:
- the LOC123401249 gene encoding deSI-like protein At4g17486, whose amino-acid sequence MDAGNDGTTTPVLLNVYDLTPVNDYLYWLGFGVFHSGIEVHGMEYGFGAHDFSSSGVFEVQSKCCPGFVYRKTVWLGTTDMSREDFRSFIERLAGKYHGNTYNLISKNCNHFTDDVCKNLTGKPIPGWVNRLARVGSVFDCLLPESVQVSPVGHVPTLRPVIDDDFDSISSSDSDEGDEDKHLLEAPSTELLPVDVPLKLAKDLL is encoded by the exons atgGACGCCGGGAACGACGGCACGACGACGCCGGTGTTGCTCAACGTGTACGACCTGACGCCCGTCAACGATTACCTCTACTGGCTCGGCTTCGGCGTCTTCCACTCCGGAATCGAAG TTCATGGCATGGAATATGGATTTGGAGCACATGATTTCTCATCCAGCGGTGTATTTGAGGTGCAATCGAAATGTTGCCCTGGATTTGTCTATAGAAAGACGGTGTGGCTAGGCACAACTGACATGTCTCGGGAAGATTTCCGCTCGTTCATTGAAAGACTTGCAGGGAAGTATCATGGCAATACATATAATTTGATTTCAAAGAACTGCAATCATTTCACAGATGATGTCTGTAAGAACTTGACTGGAAAACCCATCCCTGGCTGGGTGAATAGGTTGGCCAGAGTAG GCTCGGTTTTTGACTGTCTACTACCAGAAAGTGTCCAAGTTTCTCCTGTTGGACATGTCCCAACTCTTCGTCCAGTTATTG ATGATGATTTTGATTCGATATCTTCTTCGGACAGCGATGAGGGTGATGAGGACAAGCACCTGTTGGAAGCACCATCCACTGAGTTGCTTCCTGTAGACGTGCCATTAAAGCTAGCCAAAGATCTTCTTTGA
- the LOC123401248 gene encoding putative lipase ROG1, whose translation MGDLEDGDCREAAAAPEEEAAAPEPEPAVGGADHLVIMVHGIVGSTADWKFGAEQFHKLLEGRVIVHCSSSNMHKLTLDGIDVMGERLAQEVIEEINKRPQITKISFVAHSVGGLVARYAIGRLYRPPRQALANCPQSLRDSNRGNIHGLEAVNFITVASPHLGSRGNKQVPFLFGVTAIEKFACCIIHLIFRRTGKHLFLTDNDDGKPPLLQCMVDDSGDLRFISALQAFQRRVAYSNVGYDHIVGWRTSSIRGASELPKWVDSTSKIYPHIVYEELSKAESLDQCADVADMDKDNCTLEERLLRGLKRVSWEKVDVSFHNSKARSAAHSVIQVKDPVMHSEGADVIKHMIDHFVA comes from the exons ATGGGCGACCTCGAAGACGGAGACTGCCGGGAGGCTGCGGCGGCGcccgaggaggaggcggcagcgccggagccggagccggccGTAGGCGGGGCCGACCACCTGGTGATCATGGTCCACGGGATCGTTGGGAG CACAGCGGATTGGAAATTTGGAGCTGAGCAATTCCATAAGTTGCTAGAAGGCAGAGTCATAGTTCATT GTAGTAGCAGCAACATGCACAAGCTAACTTTAGATGGCATTGATGTGATGGGTGAACGGTTGGCACAAGAG GTTATTGAAGAAATCAACAAAAGACCACAGATAACAAAGATATCTTTTGTTGCGCATTCCGTTGGAGGATTGGTTGCAAGATATGCCATCGGTAGACTCTATAGACCACCTAGACAAGCACTTGCAAATTGTCCTCAGAGTTTGAGAGACAGCAACAGAGGCAACATACATGGGCTTGAGGCGGTCAACTTCATAACTGTTGCATCACCACATCTTGGTTCTAGAGGAAACAAGCAG GTTCCTTTCCTTTTTGGAGTTACTGCGATAGAAAAGTTTGCGTGCTGCATCATTCACTTAATATTTAGAAGAACTGGCAAGCACCTATTTCTTACTGATAATGATGATGGAAAGCCTCCATTGTTGCAATGTATGGTGGATGATTCTGGGGACCTGCGGTTCAT ATCTGCTTTGCAAGCATTTCAGCGGAGAGTTGCATATTCCAATGTTGGTTACGATC ATATTGTTGGATGGAGGACATCATCAATTAGAGGGGCCTCCGAACTACCCAAG TGGGTTGATTCGACAAGCAAGATTTATCCACATATTGTATATGAGGAACTATCCAAAGCAGAATCTCTTGATCAATGTGCTGATGTTGCTGACATGGACAAGGATAACTGCACTCTAGAAG AACGGCTTTTGAGAGGACTTAAGCGTGTGTCATGGGAAAAGGTGGACGTCAGCTTCCATAATAGCAAAGCAAGATCTGCTGCACACAGCGTAATTCAG GTAAAAGATCCCGTCATGCATAGCGAAGGTGCCGATGTCATAAAGCATATGATCGACCATTTCGTTGCATAG